A portion of the Limosilactobacillus reuteri genome contains these proteins:
- a CDS encoding XRE family transcriptional regulator has protein sequence MPYSFPHQLLKLRTEKQLSQAELATRLFVSRQAVSKWENGDAEPSIDKLILLAKVFNVSLDCLILGTNDFNQPLVTLNNIVKAFNAPILNNLDLTIYNNERIALLGSNGAGKTTLIKIIGALKPNEGTVKWYFNKNDSLNIMSQENILIPTLKVKEQIILTAAITKVDSKQRINYLLDQFKLSSQQNTIIAKLSGGQKRRLSLLLSVLRQSKLLILDEPTVGMDLESIDYFWHFIEKVSGSILVITHDFNQIDKFFSRVLLLKDGKISQDIPVKEIHQHNQTIEQWYRQHNR, from the coding sequence ATGCCGTACTCTTTCCCACATCAACTGCTCAAATTGCGGACTGAAAAACAACTATCACAAGCTGAACTGGCTACGCGCCTATTTGTTTCCCGCCAGGCCGTCTCCAAATGGGAAAATGGGGACGCTGAACCAAGTATCGACAAGCTAATTTTGCTTGCCAAAGTTTTTAATGTTTCATTGGATTGTCTCATCTTAGGAACAAACGACTTTAATCAACCACTGGTAACACTTAATAATATTGTTAAAGCCTTTAACGCACCAATTCTCAACAACCTTGATTTAACTATTTATAATAATGAACGCATTGCCCTCCTTGGTAGTAACGGCGCTGGTAAAACAACTTTAATAAAGATAATTGGTGCTTTGAAACCCAACGAAGGTACTGTTAAATGGTATTTTAATAAAAATGATTCTTTAAATATCATGTCCCAAGAAAATATTTTAATTCCGACCCTAAAAGTTAAAGAGCAGATTATCTTGACGGCTGCCATAACTAAGGTTGATTCAAAACAACGAATCAATTATCTTCTTGATCAATTTAAATTATCATCCCAGCAAAATACAATTATTGCGAAATTATCGGGTGGACAAAAACGTCGCCTTTCGCTCTTGCTTAGTGTCCTCCGCCAGTCCAAGCTTTTGATCCTAGACGAGCCGACTGTGGGGATGGATTTAGAATCAATTGACTATTTTTGGCATTTTATTGAAAAGGTTTCGGGAAGTATTTTAGTTATTACTCATGATTTCAATCAAATTGATAAATTCTTTTCCCGTGTTCTGCTCCTTAAAGATGGCAAAATCTCTCAAGACATCCCTGTCAAGGAAATCCACCAACATAATCAAACAATCGAACAATGGTATCGTCAACATAATCGTTAG
- a CDS encoding lipoate--protein ligase → MRYVSMTSHNIGMNLATEQYLMNNKDFGKEPLVLFYYEEPCIIVGRNQNTLEEINHDYVKEHNIRVTRRLSGGGAVYQDLGNLCFSFVVPSDSEEFGDFKSFTQPIVNVLHQMGATSAEVSGRNDILVDGKKFSGNAMYSRNGKTFSHGTLMLDVDLSVVADALHVAKDKIASKGIKSVRSRVTNLRPYLDEKYQDIDVPTFRDELLKGLFHVDDLEEIKDKQYVVTPEDQKEIDKIYEQYYNNWDWVYGKSPEFTVKRRKHFDMGTIDARFDVKDGVIKNVKFYGDFFGPQDINQLAEKLQGVKYDHDEIAKVLEAEGTQQYITGIPTAEVADLLA, encoded by the coding sequence ATGCGTTATGTTTCAATGACTTCTCATAATATTGGAATGAATTTAGCTACAGAACAATATTTAATGAATAATAAGGATTTTGGGAAAGAGCCTTTAGTACTATTTTATTATGAAGAACCATGTATTATCGTGGGCCGGAACCAAAATACGCTTGAAGAGATTAATCATGATTATGTAAAGGAACACAATATCCGGGTAACCCGACGTTTATCAGGCGGTGGTGCTGTTTATCAAGACTTAGGGAACCTCTGTTTTAGTTTTGTGGTCCCAAGCGATAGTGAAGAATTCGGTGACTTTAAATCGTTTACCCAGCCAATTGTTAATGTTCTTCATCAAATGGGTGCTACTAGTGCAGAAGTCAGCGGTCGTAATGATATTTTAGTTGATGGTAAGAAATTCTCGGGGAATGCGATGTATTCACGTAATGGAAAGACGTTCTCCCATGGAACTTTAATGCTTGATGTTGACTTAAGTGTCGTCGCGGATGCACTTCATGTGGCAAAAGATAAGATTGCTTCAAAGGGGATCAAATCAGTTCGATCACGGGTTACGAACCTTCGTCCATACTTGGATGAAAAGTACCAAGATATTGATGTGCCAACATTTAGGGATGAATTGCTAAAAGGTCTCTTCCATGTTGACGACCTTGAGGAGATTAAGGATAAGCAATACGTGGTTACCCCTGAAGATCAAAAAGAAATTGATAAGATCTATGAGCAGTACTATAACAACTGGGATTGGGTCTATGGTAAGTCGCCAGAGTTTACGGTTAAGCGGCGGAAACACTTTGATATGGGGACAATTGATGCCCGCTTTGATGTTAAAGATGGCGTAATCAAAAACGTGAAATTCTATGGCGATTTCTTTGGCCCACAGGATATTAACCAACTGGCAGAAAAGCTCCAAGGGGTTAAGTATGACCATGATGAAATTGCTAAAGTCCTTGAAGCGGAAGGAACCCAACAATATATTACGGGAATTCCAACCGCTGAAGTAGCTGATTTACTCGCATAA
- a CDS encoding universal stress protein encodes MTEIYPYKHILVAVDGSKITSNVLESAIDSALRNHASLDILRIVQVTQLTDGYSNAALSNEETYNIVKTTKERLDDLKKRAVDAGVEDVNVHIRFGNPKRVIAHEFPSDHNTDLIVLGATGVSGLERFVLGSVTHYVSRMAKCDVLVVRKNDHVN; translated from the coding sequence ATGACAGAAATTTATCCATACAAACACATTCTAGTTGCTGTCGATGGCTCAAAAATTACTAGTAACGTCTTAGAAAGTGCCATTGATTCTGCACTACGGAATCATGCTAGCCTTGATATCTTACGGATCGTTCAAGTAACGCAACTAACAGATGGCTATAGTAATGCGGCCCTTAGCAACGAAGAAACATATAACATTGTTAAAACCACCAAGGAACGACTCGATGACTTGAAAAAGCGCGCGGTCGATGCGGGGGTTGAAGATGTTAACGTTCATATCCGGTTTGGAAATCCAAAACGTGTTATTGCTCATGAATTTCCGTCAGATCACAACACCGACTTGATTGTTCTCGGTGCGACTGGTGTATCTGGTCTTGAACGCTTTGTCCTTGGCTCTGTTACCCACTATGTTAGTCGGATGGCAAAATGTGATGTTCTTGTTGTTCGCAAAAACGACCATGTTAACTAG